AAATCCAGACCGATCAGTCTTAACTACTCAAATAacaattcattattttataaattaatagttatattatttttaccgtCGAGTAACAAAACTCGTAgtcgtaaaagaaaaaattataaaacctaATCTGTgatcaaaattatgtatcataAAACCctgagaaacaaaatttaatattacaatGACCGGAAAGTAGTCAAAGATGTATAGACAACATTTAGAGTAGGCCCATTATATTGCACACTGCCAAGATGGTAGGTAGTGAAATAAAATGCAAAATCTAAAAACAATTATTCCAAAGacgttgtttatttttcaaaaaaattaaaacttaaATTATTTTGATGTAACATAGACAAGTACATCTGTACGTTTCAAAGTTACCATTATCATCACTCTAGTCTGGTGAAATGAAGAGTTGATGATTAAAACGAATTTAATTGATGTTTGAAATGTATAGTCTGTATTTAACGTAAGATATGTAAAACTTATTGCTAGGACCAAGCATGCTATTTTCGATAGTTCTCCTTGTCTACCTCCTCATCCATCTTGGCGCGTTTGgtgccattttttttaccctcgcCAGAAAGTTTCCGTTTCTTATGCGAGGCCTGAAATATTAATTCCCATTCACATAACGTATGATGGTCTCCTAACTTCTAACCATACTCCTTCAGTTTTGTACCGATTGTTAAGATAACGTATTGCTAACACAAATccaatttcagaatttttgtttacaataCGCTTAATTTGCTTTTGCACAATAACCAATGGTCTGAATCAATTGTAATTACGAATgggttatttattttcaaaattgacaatttttaattgaaaaaccCTGGCTAAAAGCTGTAAAATTTTAGATTTATATTCACCTTCTCATCATCTTCGTCATCGATGTTTTCTTCCTCCATTTCGTCCTCCATgtcttcaaattcatccaTATGCGTCCCTGTAACGAATAATCGAGTTTATTAATGCATGATATATTCACACAATATATTCTTATACAATACAGTGCAAATAAAACTGTAATCATAGTTTTTTGATGACTAAAATGAGATGAAGCTGAATTTAGTGACTTCAGTCAGCAGCCGATGtggtaaacttttttttaaagataatcatacataaatTTCAGATCCGATGATTCTATGAAAGTACTAAATATTCATGAGattcagtgaaatttcaattgcTAGGCttcatttccaaatttttcagCATAATTACTATTCGTCGCCATTGACTCTGGTCACTAGCATCAGTTCattaaaatgaaacattttctcATTAAATACGATAGTCTATAAAAGATTGCGGCCAAATGGTGTCTCGCAAACCTTGAGCGTGCATCGCTGACACAGCTGGTAGTGATGTTGCAAGTGTTATTAGTCCAAATATATCAGGAGTGAAGGAAGATTAATCTAcgaaacaaaatgaaacttACCAAGGAGATTGTGTCCTACTATATGGACTGGACCGCTGCCTTTGATTAAGGTGAATGTGACGGGTGGATCAGGGAAACTTAGATCGAGGATGATTTGTGCAGTTTTGCCCAGTTCCAATAAGGCAATTGGGATTTTAATTGGACCTTTGAGTCCCATCGCCTCAACTTGTAGTACGTTTAACTCGCCAGCTTTGGCCTCAGGTCCCAGAAGTGCCTGAAGTcacaaaaaaaagatatagaTAATGAACCTCATCGGATTATATTGACCATATTCGTAAGCTAAATGTTAGTGTTGCAATAAACTGATGAactattaatattaaataaacagtACTTTCAAAGCTTGCCTCAAGGCTGACATACTTTTTATCAGAAATTGAAACGTGTTACTGTTTATTCTTGATCGCTCGtcattcataattttttaaataaaaacagcAGCTAGTTAATGTCGACTCAAGCttaaataatttacattatagaTGTTGATCTTACAACTTGCAACGATTAAACAATCAATTAGCTTGTCAAAATTTAagtacagattttctttttggGATGACTATACTTATTATATTGATGCAACTTGTCAGAAACAAATAGGTATACAATAGCAATGAATTGGATATTTCAGAGTTCTTTCGAATGACAATAATTTAGAAGATGAATGCAAATGGCGCCAAAATGCGTTAAAAACAGCGATAACAATTTTCAAGGACAAAAATCATCGATTGTTGACACACTGACgtgttatttataaatttttatttctggttTGTTCTAGGATCAAATTTTGCGTGTTATAAAGGTTGAGAATGTGAATCGGCAAAATTGCGTACGCACGGCGACAATGGCGCTAAAGATGGGTAACACAAAATGAATCAAACAGTAGCTGAtgaagtgtaaaaaattagatactTGATTACCAGATTGACAATTTCAACTCACCATTTTGATAATGAGTTTTTGGTCAGCGCCAAAATGTTGATTAGCACCGTCAACGTCCTCGTTTTTGTGCTCAGGATCCCAGACCTCGGTGGCATTGGGTCCTTGCAAAGTGATTCCTGCATACAAATTGACGCAAGACTTGAAGAATGTAGTTTAAGCATAATTTAAATCGACATAATAATCATTCTGTGGCACATCGACGATGAGAGAAATAATGAATGGTATAATAACCAAGATTTTTGTACAAAGACAATGGATTCGCCTGCATAATGGCCGATATTCTGCCGGCGTCCACACGTAGGCATACAACGGTGTTAAAACAACGGTATGTATCGAAAGTATTCGCTAtttatggaaaataaataaatcagcaTATCCGTTAAGTCTTAGAGTATAATATTTACCGTATAAATATTCCTCAGCCATGGCGATCGATTAGATATACACAGATTCAAACGTTTTGAGTTGCGGGTCTGAAGCCGAGGGACGCCGCGTAACTGGGCAGAGACTCGGAATGGTCACACGTGTTTGACGATCTCGCAGCAAATGAGTTTCGCGTCCCTCGGCTTGCGCGCCTAGAGTACGTTCCACCTTCTGATTGGGTCCTGCCTCCAAACTTCTGCGGTCATTCCGACGCGCTATTGGTCTCGAGACGGCACCTGGCGACAGAAGTGACGAACTAGGTTTTGCAAAACGACTGCATTAATaagataaattttctcaacaataGGCAAACGGTTTGTAAAACGTGACAGCGCGAGTGCGTGGTATTGAAAAACCcttgtaaatattattaacGGGTTCTCGTGTCGCTTAGAACGGATATTTAATTCCTATATGAGTAACCGTATATTCTAGAAGAAATCCGGCACCTGCTCACAGCGCCTATTCGACACGTTCCCTTCGAAAATGCGTTACGTGTGCGATCTATGCTTGTTTATCATAGTCTCGTATCTCTGGATCAACGATATCGTAGCTTCGGAGAAAGGATCGAAAAATGACAGTGTATTTATACCCACCAAAGAATGGCAAGTCGTTGAAAAGGGTAGGTCGAGAAACGGGACTACTTTTCTCGCACTTGACGTGTGCTTACAACGTCAGTCAAGTACACAGGCCTCGTGCGATTGCATAAATTGATCGTTTACCAACGAGAGATCGGCATATGGCTCATAGATCATTCGCCCTATTAAATTCCCCACTTTACACGGTGCGATAAGATTCGATACGCCGTTATATTTCGCATTTTGAAAGCTTTGTCGGGGTTTGAGGCTTCTCGATTATTCGACGAATCCCGCGCTTCCTAACGAACGCTAATAATTTTCAGGCACACCAATCCCAAAAGGTCTTCATGTTCggcataattttcaaactggCATTACAGAAGCAAAACTGATGGAACCCAGCGAGAAAGAAATTTCGGATAACGATGAAATGCGCAAATCCGTAGCCCTACATCCAGACGCGGAGAATTTAAAACCTTCGGAAATTAATGATGGACAGATTCAGCACGATGATAGgactttgaaaatatctggGGAAGAATTAAAAaccgaattgaaaaaaattaagtctAGCAAGACTCCTTTCGCACGGAAACCCAAAGTAATTCGTCGCTCAAATCTATCTTAATGTCAAACAGGAAATAGTCGCATTTTCCACATTACTGACATcttattttcctttcttttctaaAGCGTGCCAGGTTCCAGAGCTTTGATGAACTGAAGAAGGAGTATGAGAACATAAACTTTGGCCCGTCAACCGACGTTGATTTATTAGGTATTTTCATTGAACAGTTTGATACTCATCGAACTGCAATTACGTCCGGATCACTAGATGCCAAAGAGATCAAAGACATCATGGATATATTGGGTCAGTTAGAATACCTGGTCCATGACATTGACAATGGGCTCGAATTCACCAGATTCGGAGGGTGCGTAAAGTCtacattttacaatttttgaaattgtgcatagaactgtttgaaatagaatttagcattttcacatttttcattttccattcaTCAAATCTGTTGCTTCTAGTCTGAAATTAATACATCGCTCTTCATCTGCCTTCTAGGAAAACTTTACTTGTGCCAATTCTTATAGTATTAATTCGTATCAGATAACAATCGGTCTTCACTttacattgtaaatattttcagcctGATGAAAGTGATACACCCTTGTCTCAATGGCACAATAGAGGAGATCAAGTGTGAAGCCCTTCATGTCCTCGGAGCAGCTGTACAGTCAAACCCGAAGGTGAAGGAAATAGCACTGGAGTCGGAATTTGTTCCAATCATTTTGCGCATGTTGACAAAACACGGCACCTCAAAGTTGATGGATCGATGTATATACGCACTGGGTTCCCTGGTTCGGAACTACCCAGCTGCACAAAAAGCACTACTGAGTCACGGCGGcttagaaatattttctcaggTTTTGGCAGATGGTCCCATATCTGCACAGAAACGTATAATGAACCTGGTTAACGATTTGATCATCGAAAgggaaaatttaaatgaaatcgAAGACTTGGAGCGCCGTAATTTGAAAGTGCAAGAGTATACAGACGTTGAATTAGAGGGAAAAATAGTACAACATAAGTTATGCTCACAGTTAAGCAGTTTACTAGTAAAAACTATACAGAATGAAGTGAAGATTGAATTCAATGCTCAAGACCACGACTTACTAGAAGCTATTTACGAATGCGTACTCACTGCTGGCAATATCTGCAAACTTGAGTTTAAACAAAGCGAAGAAGAAATCTTAGCTGCTCTGCACAGCATCAGTGCTTTGTACAAAAGCTTGGGTCTAAAATTGCGTTCAGACGATGATGATTTGCTTCGGCATTTGCTGAGACTGGTAGAAAAAACGAAGCAGACCATATTTGACAAGCTTCATGATGAACTGTAAGGTCGTGAAAGGATCTACCAACTACCCGTTGGTGCAGTATAACGTATCAATAACCTTAGATTTTAATACTTAAGTAAGATGATTGAATATTTGTGTAAGGTATTGTAAGTGAATATCCATTTGTTGACTActctataaatataaatttttaagacTGTCATATCTGTTCACAAGCCTAATATGAATTATATCTGTACATACAAAATATCATCCCCCCGACATTTGACTAAAATGACGACATTGAATAACATAATGGTGAATAAAACACAGCAACTGATGTAAAACAACAGTGTGCCTTGACCACGATACTTTGATACTCGTTAAGTAATAATCACTTAATGATGAATTACTCAACATACAATTGTCTGGAGATTTGGATTAGCATAAAGCCAATTATCTCTATATTAAAGCGGACAAAATTGTTCATTACCATTTTTCACGCGAGATACGCCGAGATAAAACAATTTCGCTTCacatacaataattattttatttacaaaaccCGATGATTAGATGTAAACAGGTCAGAATTAGATATATTATGGTCATTATAAAATGTGCTTAGAAAATCGTGCTGTATTTACATACCGGGGAGAAAGGCACTCGTAATTAACATAGCAAAATAACCAATCTCATTAACTTTCACTATTTTaagtacaataattattatattgggTTTACATCAATAGACTGGAAAAGTTGGTATTACTACTgattttctgaatttcaaGCCATTATTCACAATCAGTTAATATCACATACAATATTTTCCCGTGCAAGAAAATCAGCAAAATTCAAtccaaaattatttaatttaggATCAAAGATACCGGCAAAAATTCTTTGACACCGATTCTATAGGaacttaaaaatatattttatacagtaCAATCTTACAAAGCCTAAGCTTACAGTTTACTATGCctttcaattttatctttACTCTCACCCTACGCCTATCGATATATCATAGGTACAGGTATAACATGGCAAATACTGCTTATACTTACATTTTGAACTCACGATACCTAGTAAGTAGAACATAAACTTCCTACACCTTGATTCATTGAGCATAAATTTCCTGCGGGATGGGGGGAGAAATGTACATTCTATGAATAAGTCAAcagtttttccttttcattaTGATGGTTAATTAACAATAACGactaataaatataattcaattattttcccaTTCATATGAGATTAAGcgcgatttcaaaaaatagatGTCTTTTTTTGGTTTCATGTTTATCATATACTGCATacttattgttatcattaatcaattttcaactaaATCAAGTTCTGTAAGAAATTCCACCGAAAGTCTTGACAaacgaataaagaaaaattaaactgtTAATTCTTAGTCCAATTTTGACGAACTTTACAGTTCGCTCAGTCAATCATTTTAAAACTGCAATTATTACATTCACATATACTTTGCGCATCACGCACTGCGCGGCGTTATGGGTTTTTGTATagcttttttctctctttttaacTTCATTTCTTGAATTACTCGAAAATCTTCTGATATTCAATCACATATCGCAGTCATAAAGGCCATTAACGTAATACCAAGTAGAAGAGCAGCTAGTTGTTTCAAGGATTCTTTAGGGTTCGTTTCTTGGAGAAGTTCAGGTAAGACAGTAACCAGGCCGATGTGAAGGAAGCCCCCTGCTGTGAACGGTAAAATCCAGCTTGTTCTAGCCTCTGCAAATAATAACGGTAAATTTATTCCACATATTCATTCGAgaacgtatatatgtataattccTACGTGTATTTAAAGTATTGAATATGTTGCTTTGCGGAAGCGGAAACTACAATAAATGTCTAAAATATCTCCTGTAGTCCGTcatgaaaaaagtttattgTCTCATTTAAGTACCCATTTATGTCAATGATCGAGGCAATAGCCCATGGGAACAACGTTTCAAACAAACTGTTATAGGAATTCAGTCGGAATAGACCGAAGCATTGAAACTTACCGACACCGCCTCCAGAGCATAACACGGCTACTAAAGCGCCAAAAATTCCCCCTCCAGCTGTTAGCAGCTGCGCTTTAGCCGCGTCCCACCGATTGAACCCGCTTCTTAAAAGAATAGCGAAATCTCCGACTTCGTGCGGTATTTCATGAACAAGAATAGCTAGGGTTGTAAGAGCCCCGAGCCTGAAGGAAACTAAAAATGCCCCACCGACTGCTAAGCCGTGGGTAAAGTTGTCAATTGAATTGGCCAATAGATTCAGGTACCCAGAAATATGTTTAGCTTTCTCTTTCTTAGCAATTTTCTTAGCTGCAATTATTTCGCGTGAAgaatttttggtgattttcattGGTTCATCGATCATTTTCACGTAACCGTTACTGCCCTTCGTAACGACGCCATTTTTTAACTCCGCCGAGTCTTTCACAGAGTTCGCATGATCTGAAAGGTTCGAAATAAAGCCGTTCGATAATTTTGCGTTCAGATCGTTTTTGCAGCTGTTGGACGTGTTGCAACAACCACCGTTTAGGCTAAAGATATCCTTCGGGATACCGTTTATTATCTGGGCACTTAATCTCACGCAGCCGTTCTTCACGTTTCCATTAGACATTAGACAATTGTTGTTCTCCAATTCTTTTTGAAAGTTGTTATTATTCAAGAATTCCAGCTGCCTTATTTTGGCCGCGTTTATGCTTTCCGACAATCTCatgctgtcgtcaacatcaaCGTCAACTTcatcttcctcttcctcctcctcatcttcCTCGTCGTCTCCGTTATGCGCTAATCcaccaaatattttttccgcGATCACGAAGACCAGGAACCCTGCCAATACCCACAAGCCACATGCCATCGACGCGTGACCTTCTTTCGACccttgaaaaaagaaagcaacgatattacaatataaatttgaaaaaacttctGGATGTACCTACTATTCGTTACTCAAATTCTTGCAGCTTTGACGGCCTTCAAACATCGGTTAAAGATAGCTGGACTCATTTCATAAATGACATAGTAATAATCTCCGAGGcgagatatatttttacagatttgAGACGTGCACTAATATGTTAGACTCAAGAGGTCATCAACGCGCAGGCGAGACGAACCTTGACACTGGCGTACAAGCATTAGCTGCCTACACTGTTACATTTTCGTATTTAAATTGGCTGTTTCAGGGCGTGCAGATTGAATTTTAACCCGGTTAAGCGATGATAAGGGAAGATGCTGCGGTAGCACGTGCGTAACATTTGCCCACGCACGTGAAAATACGTGCAATTACGGACTGATAATTCTTTAAGGAATTGAATATAGTATCGTTGACCGCAAAAAATCCGCAGGATAATACAATACGCGTTAAACATAATCATAAGCGCCCTGTTAATCGGAAAGACTGATTACTCAACCAGCAGTTGTGCAGTAACCATTACATCATTACGTCACCCGCGATTTCAATGCCCGGTAGTAACTGTAATTGTCTTGTGCAGTTTTTTGTCCTAACTAGCAAAGCATGTTTCAAGGAACATTCGGTGCCGCGCCACGTTAATTTGAATTACCAACAgcttgtatatattatacgtacattgaTTCAGCGCCTTGTTTGCCCATGCTTCTGGTAGTAGATGCAAAAAAACGTCGCCCAGAAGTCCTCCGACTGCGAAACTCAATAAAACATTGAGTGTTCCTGAGCTCTCTGTAAAAAGACAAGTAAAAAAGCGATTATACATACGGTGTATGCCCATATGCATACACGTATTGACGATGCGTTTAAGCAACAATTTTATTAACACATCTGAACGACGATAGCCTATTTGCGACAATATATTACTCACCCAGTGCGCATCATTGATGAGAATTAATCGGGTTGAACTTTGACATGTGTGTTCACCGATTCGTGATAGCGGCACGAGATGTTCAACATTTACTTATAATGCGAGGAGAAAGTGTAAAGTTTCCGCGGCTAGCTGGTATAAAGTAACGCAATAACACAAAAACCCAGGACACCTGCCCATTGTGTTGTAAAAGTTAGATACGATCACTTGATATTTTGCACAAGCATTCGTCTTTGCTAACCGGTGACACGGCGTTACATACTTACGTACGTAAAAACTAGGTATTACACTCCGTTCGGTGTCTGACAAAGCCGCCGAAATACTCTTCGATATGTGTTGCAGATACGTCACGTGCCGGTGATAATTAGAATCTCAATCATATCCGAACGAGCGGAATTGACTATACTTATTGTTATGAAACATGTCGCAATATTCAAACCATGCCGCGCTGTCTGACATCAACAGTTTATTACGGTCTAAAACTATCGAGGCAAATATAACTGACCGTTTACTATGGTATAGACATCGCTTCctgtatttattaaatatatgaTAAACCGTCCGTCTCAATGAATTCTGTTGAAATTATCTGGATTCCCCGAAAGCGCCGTTTATCGTGTTTActtgtttgctttttttctgttttttttttttcatttggtaCAGACTTTACAAACATGCAGCCCACTTACCACTGAAGTAGGATGTAATTGCGAAGTCAACTTCACTTCGTTGGTTTTTTGATCCGAAATAGAATTTTGTGGATTAAATGCGAAACAAGTCCCAATGTCGATATCTAAATGATTTGTCataattaatttcttgttATCGTTATTACAACGTGTTATGAGATGCTCTACATCTTGATTATGCACAGGCATTCTCTCAAGAGCTATTTACGCAAGAAAGAAGGAGAAGTGAATAATGCCCTTAATCTGaaggcgaagaaaaaattcattgagaAACGTCACGTCTTACGTATCACGCAATTCTACAGAATCTATAGATCACGGCTGATGATAATCGTTATCCAATATCATAATTGCTTTTTAACTGTGTTGTAACGTTGGTCTATCGCCGATTAATCAAATCATCTACATGCGAGACGTGAGTCCGAAACTCTTCCGAAACACAACAACTGATGTGATTGAACGTAAATAGCAAAAACTGCTGACTATGGTTTCAAgtgtttttcgtaatttgcACGTGTCTCATATTTGAGGTATCATTTTTCGGGGTTGGAggaaggaatttttttctaaaacatGTTTCGTTACACTTTCCCAAGCACCGCGATCTTCACAGCGATGGATCAAAGAACGTAACGTCATGATGTGCTTATCGTATAAGCGGGGAGTTTCAAAATTGTGATCGTATCGCGAGTGCGTGAGAGATTCTGCGGAAACTAATTAGACTTGTTCTATcctttaaaataataatctcATAGATTACAAAGTGACGAAACCTGTTCATTTGCAATTATCATCAAGCACATCACCTCTTACTTTATCACTCAGAAGATATTCTTTCATTCAAACAGTCTAGAGGACAGACCTCTGCTTCCCGAACTCATTACGCTGCaaaattgatggaaaaaaacaattccatAGAAAAATACGCCAGTATTAATGGTAgttaaattttctcactaTCTAAAAGTAATCCAGATATCGTGCggcatgaaataatttttattgcgtGAATCTTTTCTATAACACAGACCACGAGACTCATCCACTAGAATTAACCCTTCGAACGATTTTCACATTATCACTTCCACGCACGCTGCTCCATGTTTCGCAACCGTGCGAAAATACCCTATAAATTAGTTACGAACCATTGCTTACAATGCAAGTTCATTCCATTGGCAATGAGAAAGCTGCGAACCGATGATAACTTCGGAAGTTACATCACATGGTTcaagaatgatgaaaaatactcCACCCTGTGTGCTatgctatttttttcttcaaattgacCGTTCTTTTGCGTCTCCAAGAAGTCCAATTGTTTTCTCAACTGAACACATTACGTATACAGtggacaaaaaagaaaaaaaaaaaaaacgggagcGATTtaaaacgtgaataaaatccaaacatgttgaccgatttttaaaaacttcttttttcttgaaagTAAAAGAACGGACCTTTCATTTCACGTTTGAAAATCTGGAAAATCTTAAATCGCTGTTGAGATACATGCTCTTGAAAAACAGGTTTTGAAAAAGTCGCTGAGAGACtgacaaaaattaatattaaaaaattttcgactcaATTTCCTCCTGAAATTGTGATTCGAAATTAATTCTGGCATTTTGGAAATTCTCAGAGATTTTATTCACATGACATGACGCGTTTCTTGTAAAATTAGAATCAAAACGCGCGCTTCAAGATTAGAATTCTATTTTCGGGAGACATTAccgaaaatttcaccaaaattaATTCAGCCAGCGATCTATTACCTATAGAGGATCACATTTTCAATCGcgggcgaaaatttttcactgacAAGTCaactttgaaatattaaaaatcaatgaaatttttcagattttcacaCGCGTCATGAAAGATTCATTCTTCTAGTTTCAAGCAAAAtaaagttttcgaaaattggtCGACGCGTTCggattttattcacgtttcaaGTCAGTCACGGTTTTTGGCCTACCCTGTATATACATTTCTAAAGCCACTTAAACAGCATTATTTTACTTAAAATAATTGCGTCACGCGACAAACTATTAActgtttttgaataaaaatttgcactTTTTCCCCGCATCTCATACTATGAAAGCAAGCGCTTGCTGTACCAATGCGTAGAAATGCGAAGCACTTACAAGGTAAGAacataacaaagaaaatatcTCTTGCGCCAAACATTTTACCGTCGTCATGGTCCTGACGGAATAgttggatatttttaatttgtagtCCGGAGGTTTACTGTTGGTACGGAAGACCAGCATCTGGCAAGAATGCGAACTACGCAGTTGAACGTGTCTTGCGTATTGGTCATCACATttcgttttcaattcattcgcATGCTTGCCAAGAAGTCGATCCGCGTGTCtttcattcaattaatttatGTGGAAcaacgtgtatatatacatatatgtataaaacgaTACGTTCAACTGGCCGTTTAACAAGGTGCTATCATAGTAACTATACGTAACGACTATGTACTAACAATTCGTATATTCTGCTAATAGGTATTGATATACGCAAGTTACTTCTGGGTTGCATCATTAACAACTCATTAACATAACCGGCTTCCAGCCTCAGCTCGTCGCATGgttaaagataaaaaaaggTGTTTTCATTACACATGGATTATACCAATTGCCGAGGACtgcgtgaaaaattgacgttCCTCCAGAGTGTTTTCGAAATAAGCAATCGTCTCAAGGGTTAAACACGGACTGATTAGCCCCTTTAACTCTTCTATGGACTTTCACTTTCGGTTTCTCTCTTCGCACAACGTAGCTAAGATGGAAGGCGCAGTGTGATGTTGGTCAAAAACCAAAGCCCtacgctgagagaaatttcatttgttacagtaactagaaaaattcagtaaaacaggtatcgttaaaaaaaactgtttgaatattgttgggattacgaaaaacgagataaACGTAACCatttaatataaaattaataaaaaatgaaaataagcaaggactgagcgataaccggaactaaaaatttctctcggtgtattTTATGACCCAATAACGATTCCAATCTAATCTTCTATCCCTCCATGGCCCAGTGTCTACCCTCATCCATTCAAATGAATCAAGAATGAGAATATGAGATAGTAAAATAATTGCAATGTATAACGAAGCTACAGCACTGCACAATGCGCATTGATCTAGTCGATTGGCTGGTCATTCCCGGAATGAGAAAATCGCGGTGTACTATTTTTTAGCTACGACGAATGATGGATAATTGCAGTATATCAAAGTCGAGAACAGTTACAGATCATTTTCCTCGGATTAGTTATCATGAAACCTGTCCGATACGCCCCCtaaaatgcaaaatttatcGCGAGTAATCTGATACTACGGTCATTTATAATGCCGCATAATTCCGTTAACGGATAACGCGGGGTTAGATACAAGTCATTGGCCAAAGGCTAATTGTCCACAGCCACTTTCGACTCCGTATGAGTATTTATCGAGTgcattggtttttttttctcattacttTTGCGAACACGacgtattttaatttttttattttcaaagataCAGATAAAGTTACTCGAGACGCGGTAATGCAGATACAATGGAGAAAACATATCTGACTATGTCACGTACA
Above is a genomic segment from Neodiprion pinetum isolate iyNeoPine1 chromosome 1, iyNeoPine1.2, whole genome shotgun sequence containing:
- the LOC124224921 gene encoding nucleoplasmin-like protein isoform X3 is translated as MAEEYLYGITLQGPNATEVWDPEHKNEDVDGANQHFGADQKLIIKMALLGPEAKAGELNVLQVEAMGLKGPIKIPIALLELGKTAQIILDLSFPDPPVTFTLIKGSGPVHIVGHNLLGTHMDEFEDMEDEMEEENIDDEDDEKASHKKRKLSGEGKKNGTKRAKMDEEVDKENYRK
- the LOC124224921 gene encoding nucleoplasmin-like protein isoform X1; this translates as MAEEYLYGITLQGPNATEVWDPEHKNEDVDGANQHFGADQKLIIKMALLGPEAKAGELNVLQVEAMGLKGPIKIPIALLELGKTAQIILDLSFPDPPVTFTLIKGSGPVHIVGHNLLGTHMDEFEDMEDEMEEENIDDEDDEKASHKKRKLSGEGKKNGTKRAKMDEEDPEDEEDEEEEPKKKNAKLATPAKNKNQANKNKKK
- the LOC124224921 gene encoding nucleoplasmin-like protein isoform X2, yielding MAEEYLYGITLQGPNATEVWDPEHKNEDVDGANQHFGADQKLIIKMALLGPEAKAGELNVLQVEAMGLKGPIKIPIALLELGKTAQIILDLSFPDPPVTFTLIKGSGPVHIVGHNLLGTHMDEFEDMEDEMEEENIDDEDDEKDPEDEEDEEEEPKKKNAKLATPAKNKNQANKNKKK
- the Sil1 gene encoding nucleotide exchange factor Sil1 isoform X1, with protein sequence MRYVCDLCLFIIVSYLWINDIVASEKGSKNDSVFIPTKEWQVVEKGTPIPKGLHVRHNFQTGITEAKLMEPSEKEISDNDEMRKSVALHPDAENLKPSEINDGQIQHDDRTLKISGEELKTELKKIKSSKTPFARKPKRARFQSFDELKKEYENINFGPSTDVDLLGIFIEQFDTHRTAITSGSLDAKEIKDIMDILGQLEYLVHDIDNGLEFTRFGGLMKVIHPCLNGTIEEIKCEALHVLGAAVQSNPKVKEIALESEFVPIILRMLTKHGTSKLMDRCIYALGSLVRNYPAAQKALLSHGGLEIFSQVLADGPISAQKRIMNLVNDLIIERENLNEIEDLERRNLKVQEYTDVELEGKIVQHKLCSQLSSLLVKTIQNEVKIEFNAQDHDLLEAIYECVLTAGNICKLEFKQSEEEILAALHSISALYKSLGLKLRSDDDDLLRHLLRLVEKTKQTIFDKLHDEL
- the Sil1 gene encoding nucleotide exchange factor SIL1 isoform X2, translating into MEPSEKEISDNDEMRKSVALHPDAENLKPSEINDGQIQHDDRTLKISGEELKTELKKIKSSKTPFARKPKRARFQSFDELKKEYENINFGPSTDVDLLGIFIEQFDTHRTAITSGSLDAKEIKDIMDILGQLEYLVHDIDNGLEFTRFGGLMKVIHPCLNGTIEEIKCEALHVLGAAVQSNPKVKEIALESEFVPIILRMLTKHGTSKLMDRCIYALGSLVRNYPAAQKALLSHGGLEIFSQVLADGPISAQKRIMNLVNDLIIERENLNEIEDLERRNLKVQEYTDVELEGKIVQHKLCSQLSSLLVKTIQNEVKIEFNAQDHDLLEAIYECVLTAGNICKLEFKQSEEEILAALHSISALYKSLGLKLRSDDDDLLRHLLRLVEKTKQTIFDKLHDEL
- the Zip99C gene encoding zinc transporter ZIP13 homolog, producing MATLGGNMATMCAENCTDGGILYELMSEEIWAPWNAALSYFEYQPWFFSLLGSLMVGLSGIFPLLVIPIDHGVDLKHGESSGTLNVLLSFAVGGLLGDVFLHLLPEAWANKALNQWSKEGHASMACGLWVLAGFLVFVIAEKIFGGLAHNGDDEEDEEEEEEDEVDVDVDDSMRLSESINAAKIRQLEFLNNNNFQKELENNNCLMSNGNVKNGCVRLSAQIINGIPKDIFSLNGGCCNTSNSCKNDLNAKLSNGFISNLSDHANSVKDSAELKNGVVTKGSNGYVKMIDEPMKITKNSSREIIAAKKIAKKEKAKHISGYLNLLANSIDNFTHGLAVGGAFLVSFRLGALTTLAILVHEIPHEVGDFAILLRSGFNRWDAAKAQLLTAGGGIFGALVAVLCSGGGVEARTSWILPFTAGGFLHIGLVTVLPELLQETNPKESLKQLAALLLGITLMAFMTAICD